The sequence below is a genomic window from Rhinopithecus roxellana isolate Shanxi Qingling chromosome 19, ASM756505v1, whole genome shotgun sequence.
ggagtgcagtggcattatcagagctcactgcagcctcaaagcaattttcttaccttggcctcccaaagtgttgggactacaggcctgagccaccacgtcccatccagttattttgaaatatacaataaattggccagatgcggtggctcatgcctgtaatcccagcactttgggaggcagaggtgggacgatcacttgaggccaagtattgaagaccagcctgggcaacataatgagacctctgcttctacaaaaattgtttttaaaataattaatttaaaaagatacaataCATTATTGGTAACTATCATCGTTGTATTGTGCCACCGAATACTGGATCTCATtcattctaactgtatttttgtacccatttcCCCCCCTCCCCagtacccttcccagcctctggtaaccatcattctgcaatctacattttgcttttttttttttttttttttttttgagatggagtctcactctgtcgcccagactggagtgcagtggggcaatcttggctcactgcaatctccacctcccgggttcaagcgattctcctgcctcagcctccccagtagctgggattacaggcacgcaccaccacgcccggctaatttgtgatttttagtagagacggggtttcactatgttgaccaggctggtctcgaactcctgacctcagatgatctgtctgccttggcctctcaaagttctgggattacaggcatgagccacggtgcccgacCATCTTCCAAAACTCAGCTGTGATGTCCCTCCTCCAGAACGCCTGACGACAGGACATGACTTTTTTTAATCCCCAGTGCCTAAACGTCTAAAGAGGTGAGGGGGTTGCCTAGGATCGGCCAGGCCTGGATATCAGCGAACAGATGGGGATTTCCACCAGGGGGCGCTAGGACGCCACGACCTTTCACTATGTGCACCAGGGGGCGCTGCCGCCCGCCTTGGCCATCCCGGGCTGGGAAGTCCGACCCTAGGATTAAGCCCCGCCTAATTGGGAAAGGCTCTGAGAaactatttgcattttcttgaaaGGGCCGCGCTGAATGGTTGAGGTAGATACGCCGACTGTGAAACAAGCTCTCTCATTGGCTTAAATTTCCCCCCTCGCTCTGCGTCGCCATCCCGGCCCCGCTGGACCCCGGCGACAGTAGGAAGCCGCGGGGTGGTGGCGAGAGAGGACCCAGGTGTCCCGGCAGTGGGCGCCGCAGGGCGCAGGCTGGGCCAAGGTGCAGGCGGCCAGGGTGGGAGACTGTTCGCCCCGCCCTgactcctcctctcttctctgcctgtccaggagttggagatgtGCAGCTAAAGAAAGCGCATCTGGGGACGGACACATCTGGCACTGCGGCCCTTGCCACCTGCCTCTCCACCCACCGAGGCCCTGGCGACCCTGGCCCCACCACGCTACCTTGAGGTAGGAAAAGGAGGCTCCTCAACCACAACTTCTGACCTCCCAGGGTGTCTCCCTCGGGCTTCTGAAGAGCTTAGTTTGCCCCTCTGGGAAGTGGATCCTTGGCTTATGGTGCCGGGGGTACCCTGGAGGCCCCCTCACACGAAGGCTGCTTCTTGCAGAGTCGCTCAAAAGTAGGGCCCCAGGGCTCGCAGCAGCATGGGCACCGAGAAAGAAAGCCCAGAGCCTGACTGCCAGAAacagttccaggctgcagtgagcgtcATCCAGAACCTGCCTAAGAACGGTGAGGCTGCGGGGACTCGCATTCAGGACGCCTGGGGTCTGACTCTGAAGAAAAAATGGTCCTGATCACTGCAGTTTTTACAGACAAGCCCCTGCCTGAGCTGTCCTGGGGGTCCCCTCCACTTCCTGCCCCAGTCCAGATGCCCTGGGTGGGACCCATCTCCACCTCTGCCCTTTCCAAGCGGGGTTCTCCCGCCCCTCCGCCCCTTGGAGCTGGGAGTGATGTTCTGCCCTGGCTTCCCAACTCTGCCCAGGTTCTTACCGCCCCTCCTATGAAGAGATGCTGCGATTCTACAGTTACTACAAGCAGGCCACCATGGGGCCCTGCCTGGTCCCCCGGCCTGGGTTCTGGGACCCCATTGGACGATATAAGTGGTGAGCTCCCGGCTGGCTGGGCAAACAAGCCTCAGCTGTCAAGCAGCCCTCTCACAGCCCTCTGCCCCCAGGGACGCCTGGAACAGTCTGGGCAAGATGAGCAGGGAGGAGGCCATGTCTGCCTACATCACTGAAATGAAACTGGTGGCACAGAAGGTAGGGGCTGTAGGTTCCCTGTCCCCAGGCTCCTGGACAGGTGGCCTGCCCCTTGCCCTTCCAGTTCTGACCCTCACTCCATTTCCTAAACATGGACCCCCTCATGGGAATCACCACCTTCATGTTACCCCCAGCCCTGCCTATCTTTGGCCCCTGACTGGGCACAGGGTGGAGGTGTGTGACAGGGCAGGAGCAGGGCAGAAGGGACAGGAGGCCACTCCCTCCCCAACAGACCCCCTCCCCCACAGGTGATCGACACAGTGCCCCTGGGTGAGGTGGCAGAGGACATGTTTGGTTACTTCGAGCCCCTGTACCAGGTGATCCCTGACATGCCGAGGCCCCCAGAGACCTTCCTGAGAAGGGTCGCAGGTCAGACTCCCAGGCTGGGAGCTCCAAAAGTGCTGAGTGAACTCGGGCTAGGTCTAGCCTGAGGTGGGCTGGGGGCAGAGGGCTCCAGGTGACATCCCTGTTGGAACCCCCACGCCCCTGAGAGGTGGATCTCAGGCAGCATCCACGGCTCATCCTGAATAGGGGCTTGATCACACTGGGAGGTGCCAacctctccccagccccacctctggGTGCTGTGTCTTGGCAGGTTGGAAAGACCAGGTTGTGAATGGAGATGCTGGGGCTGTTTCagagcctccctgcctccccaagGAACTGGCACCCCCAAGCCCAGGTGAGTGCTTGAGCAGGAGGGGTGGACCAAACCCAGGCTGGGGGAGGACTGGAGGGGAGAAGGCTGGATGCCACTGCTGTGCCCTCCACAGACACTGAGGCTTCCTGTGCTCCCAAAGGCAGGGACTGGGGTCTAGGATTCCTGTTCCAGGGCCTTGCTTCTGGCACACATCTGTGCCTCAGGTGGTAATATCTCCAGTGCCTTGTATCTCTAGTGTCTCCTAAACAGGTGCTTCTGTCCAGTGCACACCCCTGCTCTCCCTCCACAGCTTCCCTCTGGGCAGTAACTCTACCAATCCCTCCAGAGTCCCATCCATCCAGAGACCTGGACTCCGAGGTTTTCTGTGATTCCCTGGAGCAGCGGGAGCCTGAGCTGGTGAGACTAGTCCCCATTCCCCTTTTTCCCACCCTACTGTGCTCCCGCTCCCACCCTCAGCCCTCTGACTCATCTCAGCAGGTTTGGGCAGAGCAGCGGGCAGCATCTGGAGGAAAGCGTGATCCCAGGAACAGCCCCGTGCCCCCTACAGAGAAAGGTGAGCTCCTGCCCAACCTTTCACCCACTTCTGCCTTTTCTTGTGGTCTTGGCATCCCAGGCCTTCTCTTGGCTGCCTTTCTAGGGCAGAGGTGAAAGTCCATTGCTGGGCACTGAGCGAGAAGCCTCTGTCCAGGAAGGACTGCCAATCAGCCAGATACCTGCCTGGGTAGGCAAAGTCCCCGCCCTCCCTCCTGTCCCCAAAGGGCACCCAGGAGTCTGTACCTTCTGCAGGTGCTGAGTAAGGCCAGCGGGATGGGAGTCCTAGCCCAGCTCTCCCACCTACAGctgcacagcctcaggaagtcatCTATACTCTCTGGAACCCCCATTTGGAAATCTCAGAAGACAATGAGTTCTGCCCTCTTCCCTTCTAGAACTCCTGTTGTGTGTCAGGTCCTGTATGGACATTTTCAAAAGTATCTCCTTTATTCCTCTGATCAAGCAGCCCTGTGAAGGAGATGACATCTTCTCCTAATTTTTAGATGACAAAATGATGCCCAGAGAAGTTAATGACTTTGGCCGGGCttaatggctcacgcctggaatccagcactttgggaggccaaggcaggcagatcacctgaggtcaggagtttgagacaagcctggccaacatggtgaaaccctgtcgctactaaaaatacaaatattagccaggtgtggtgggcacctatagtcccagctattcgggaggctgaggcaggagaatcgcttgaatccaggaggcagagatggcagtgagccgagatcattgtgccactgcactccagtctgggcgacagagcaagactgtctcaaaaaaaaaaaagaaaaaaaagttagtgaGTTGATCTGCGTCATAAGCGGCCATGCTGGGATTAAACCTCCAGCAGCCCATTACTCAGCTACATAAATGGACTTTGCAAGAATCACACTTGGTCCAGGGATTGGGTTGCACTCCCACACTTTCCTGGGCTTGCCCCAGCCTGCCGCCCCACTGCCCAGAGCTGAACTGCCTCCTGAGCCCCCTTCCCTGTGTGTCTGTGCTCCGCAGAGGGGAGCACAGCGGGGCCCCAGGAGTTGGATGTGTGGCTGCTGGGGACAGTTCGAGCACTACAGAAGAGCATGCAGGAGGTGCAGGCGAGGGTGCAGAGCCTGGAGAGCATGCCCCGGCCCCCCAAGCAGGTGAGTCCCCCACCCCATCGGACAAGATGATGGCAGATTCTGGTCTCTATTCTGGGCTCCTCATCCAGCcacttttgtttttgtcctcACGCCTCCACCTGCCCACATCTCTCTCCAGAGAATGGCGTGGCTCCTGCAGCAGAcaggaggtgggggtgagggtggagggggCTGACGTGCTTCCACTCTGAAGGCAGAGTGGGCCGGGCCCTTTGCCGttctcccctccctctgcctggagagaAGCTAAGCCTCAGGACTAAACCCGCGTGGGAAGGGTCATGATGTGTCTGCTCTGGGCACTGAGGATGTTGGTCCCTGTTGTCCCTCTGTCAGGTCTACTATTCCCAGAATTAGGATTTGCCCCAAATGGTTCAGCCCTTGCATCCCTCTCAACTCCTAGCTCTGCTTGCCCCTGACACTTGGGCTCCTGGGCTTCTGCAAACTAAATAACAGCTGCCATTGCTGGAGCCCCGCTAGGCGCCAAACACTCATGGGCATCTTCCCACTGAATTCACACAACAGCCCTAGGGATAGAGTTTCTTTTCACCTCCGTTTCAGAGAGGGAAACTAAGGCTCCAAAGGGCTAATTTGCCTGAGGGCACATAGCCTGGGAGAGCCTCTCTGAGCTGCTGTGAGGATTCAACCATGCATGTTGGTGCTTCCGTGGTGCCCACCACACAGAAAGCCTTCTCCAGTCAGTTCTGTTGCTACTATTGCTGTTAATATTAACACTAAGCGATGGAGTTGGCAGTGGTCCCTAGTCTGTCTGCCTGCAAAGCTGGTACCCACCATTAACTGTGAGTGGGTCTGTTCTTGAAAAGCCTGAggtggtgggggcaggagagggctggATTCCCAGAGGTGAGGGATCTCTGGGGTGACCTCTAACCCACTCAGCACAGCGGGGGTGAGCCCACAGCAGCAGGATTTCCTCAGATCCACGATGGCTAACTTTTCAACACAGCCCCTCCCCCTCAACAgggcttgctttcttttctttttttctgtttttgtttgtttgtttgtttgttttttgattttgagatgaagtcttgctctgtcgcccaggctggagtagagtgatatcggctcactgcaacctcagcctcctgggttcaagtgattctccagcctccagagtagctggtactacaggtggcaccaccatgcccggctaatttttgtatttttagtagagacggcgtttcaccatggtccccaggatggtatcaatctcttgaccttgtgatccacccgcctcagcctcccaaagtgctgggattacaggtgtgagccaccacgccaggtccccttttctttttttcctaccaTTTACTACTTTTAAATGTTGAAGATTTTAAAGTAGATTacaggccagcatggtggctcacacctgtaatcccagcactttgggaggctgaggagggaggatctcttgagactgggagttcaacaccagcctgggcaacatagcaagatcctgtctcaaacaaacaaacaaaaaaacagattataAACATCATGATGTTCCACCCCGAAAGAGTTGGGTTCATATCTctcaaaataggctgggcgtggtggctcacgcctgtaatcctagcaatttgcagacctgcctggtcaacatggcgaaaccccgtctctactaaaaatacaaaacttagccgggcgaggtggcaggcacctgtaatcccagctactcaggaggctaaggcaggagaatcacttgaaactgggaggcagaggttgcagtgagccgagattgtgccattgcactccaacctaagttacagagcaagactccgtcttaaaaacaaaaaaatatatctcTGAAAATAAGAACATTCTACCTAGCCCAAACATCATATTACACacaattattaatttctttttttttttttttttttttttttttttttttttttttgaggcggagtcttgctctgtcgcccaggctggagtgcagtggccggatctcagctcactgcaagctccgcctcccgggttaccgccattctcctgcctcagcctcccaagtagctgggactacaggcgcccaccacctcgcccggctagttttttgtatttttagtagagacggggtttcactgtgtttgccaggatggtcttgatctcctaaccttgtgatccgcccgtctcggcctcccaaagtgctgggattacaggcttgagccaccgcgcccggcctattaatttcttaatatcatcAGATATCCAATCTAAATTCCAACTTCTCCAGTTATCCCGAAACTACCTTTTCCAACTGCTGTTTTTCCAGTCTAGGACCACACATTGCATCTGTTCCCCTTTCAATTCTCTGTTAATCTAGCTTAGTCCTTCTCCTTGCTGTTGACTTGCTGACCAGTCTGAGCTGGTGTCCTATAGAATGTTGCACCTTTTGGGTCTAATTACATCCTCATGGGTGATTCCTCGATATACATTTCCTGTGAACTGGAGATTAGATCTAAACACTGGATTAGAGTCAAATTAAacatttgggccgggcacggtggctcacagctgtaatcccagtactttgggaggctgaggcaggcagattgcttgagcctaggagtttgagaccagcctgggcaacatagtgagaccctgtctccacaaaatatatttttaaaaattagctgggaatggactgaagcaggaggatcgcttgagcccaggagattgagactgcagtgaactatcatggtgtcattgcactccagcctgggcgacagagtgagaccttgtctcaaaaaaacacaaaacgcAAAAAACCACAACATTTTGGACCAGACTACATCAGAGGTGATGTTTTTTCATGGCAGAGGACACATACTATCTGGATGTTCCACCATTAGTAACTCTAGCATGGACCACTGGCATGGTTGAAGGGAGTCTGATCCCACCATTGTAAAGTCATGTTTTGCTCCTGCAGTCAGATAATATCCAGTCCCGCATCAACTCCATTTGCCAGTTTTTGACAATTGCTAATCCTTGCCTGAGTCAATAATTTAGTGATTGCCAAAAAAAAGCTGACTTTTAAATGCTATGATTCCTTTAACATCTATTAGCTATCATTTGTGTACTGTTTCCCTTATCATCTTGAGTTTCCCTGAAATACAGTGGAAAGGAAGGATAAAtgcttcattctttctctgtagttacctatttttaaagtaagaaattggggccgggcgcggtggctcaagcctgtaatcccagcactttgggaggccgaaacgggtagatcacgaggtcaggagatcgagaccatcctggctaacacagtgaaaacccgtctctactaaaaaatacaaaaaactagctgggcgaggtggcgggcgcctgtactcccagctactcgggaggctgaggcaggagaatggcgtgaacccgggaggcggagcttgcagtgagctgagatctggccactgcactccagcctgggccacagagcgagactccgtctcaaaaaaaataaaaataaaaaaaaagtaagaaattaatttaggctaggtatggtggctcacacctgtaatcccagcactttgggaggctgaggtgggcgggtagatcacccaaggtcaggagtttgagaccagcctgaccaacatggtgaaaccccatctctactaaaaatacaaaaattagctgggcatggtggcaggcctctgtaatcccagctactcaggaggctgaggcaggagaatcgcttgaacccaggaggcggaagttgcagtgagccgagattatgccgcCACgttctagcctggatgacagagcaagactccatctcaacaaaaaaggaaaaagaaaaaaaaaaaaggaaaagaaagaaattaatttaaaagccaCCTACCTAAATGGTGACAAAATTCCAGTTTTCTCTTGAGTATCACTGTGGGCTCATGGATTTCACAGATTCCGTATTCCCAGGAGCCACagtccttcttcttcttcttctttctttcttctttcttctttcttctttcttctttcttcttcttcttcttcttcttcttcttcttcttcttctttcttttttttgagatagagtctcactctgtcagtcagactagagtgcagtggcgcaatcttggctcactgcaacctccgcctcccggttcaagcaattctctgcctcagcctcccgagtagctgggattacaggtgcctgccaccatgcccggctaatttttttgtatttttagtagagacagggtttcaccatgttggccaggctggtcttgaactcctgacctcgcgatctgcccgcctcggcctcccaaagtgctgggatgacaggtgtgagccaccgcgcccggtctgcCCCAgtcattctttttgatgctcaGTCACAACTCTGGCCATTCGAGACCCTTTCAAACCGGGTCCTATGTTCTTATAACACGACCTGATGAATCTTTAAAAGCGGCCTTGCTTTCCTGGTACAAGGCGCCCCACATTCACTCCCACCTTCCCTGCCCTAGGCCTGGAATCAACCACTTCTCCAAGGAGCCTTGGCTCCTTTTTAGTGGAGAATGATAGTTGGAAACTAAAATCTGGGTACCCAGGGCTCTCATTTGAAACATGTGGCACATCCTTAACGACAGAGGCCTTCAGGTAATACCAACGGCCATTGCTGTGTGGCCCAGAGAAGATGGCATGGAAGCCGCTCCCTCTATCCACAGCCCTTCCAGCCTCTCTGGACACTGGGATTGCCCTGGGAAGGAAGATGTGGGAGGGAGTTGGCATTCAACCTGTCAGGACCACCTGGGGGCCACTTCCCTTCTAGTGTTGCAGACTTGGGGCAGGGTCTTTCCAGTCTCCCACTGAATTGGAAGCAGGTTCCTAGGGAGGTTGTGCTGAGGCCTGGACTGGCCTCTGACTCCTTCCCTCTTGGCTGCAGAGGCCTGCAGCCCAGGCCCAGTGCTCGGCCATGGCCCCTTGGGCTCCCGGGGCCCACgctgctcttcttcctcctgtgGCCCTTCGTCGTCCAGTGGCTCTTCCGAATGTTTCGGACCCAAAAGAGGTGACTGTCAGTGGACGGGTCTCTGTAGCCAACTAAGACTATGTTATGTGCCATGAGCCTTCCTAGGGTTTAGAAGAACAGCATTCAAAATTCCCCCTCCTGTCAGTGTTTGCCTTCGCACCTCCTCCCCTAACGCAGCGCGGGGTGCAAATAAGACCCCACCCCTCCCTGCACCTTCACAGGGACGCTTCCTTCCCTCCCCGCAACCACCCCAGGCTTCCCTGGGAGGCTGCAGTTGTGGTGCACGTCCCCGGTGCTGGGTTGGCCGTGACTCGGGGGCGGGGCTATCGGGTCTcagcccctgccctccccaccctctgGGTCACCTGACTCTCTTCCCACCCCTGCTTCTCCCCGAGGAGGTTCAGCTCTTGGGCAAGTTGGGACTCGGGCCGGCGCCTGGAAGAATGATTGGCTGGGAGGCTGCGGGAGGGAGGCCAGGAGGCCCCGACCAGTTGAGTGAGCAGGCCCCGGGGGAGGGGGATGAGCGCAGTTTGCTCGCCTTCCTCCCCTGCCGGCCCCCTCCGCCCCCACACACACTCAGGACGTCTTCACTGAAGATTCACTTACAAACGAATGTTTCActcaataaaagaaaaccataatCTTCTACTGTCTGGTCCCCTACGGAGGGAGCGGGGAGCGGGGCCTGGAGCGGGAGAAGCACAAGTCCTTTTCCTGCTCCCCACCCAGTGCCCCCTTGATGGCCCTGAAAGAAGGCCGGCGGTTGGTGATTCTGAATGGGGAATATTTTCCCTCCTCCCTGGGCAAGCGAAGGGAAAACAGGCCTCGgtgtggaggggagagggaagggaaccAAGGGTGGCCCGGGTCGGGAGGGGAGCACCCTTGGGAGGGCGGAGCCAACGGGGGCGGGCCGAGGGCGCGGCCCTGCCCGCTGCCCCGTCGGGGACGCGGGGTCCCAGCGAGCTGGGGGTGGCGGGGAGGAGCGGAGCAGGGCTGGGCGGGGTCGAGGAGCTGGTTTGGCCCCCGCCCGAAGGGGACGGCGGCAGCTCTAGCTCCGCGCCCCGGGCGTAGGGATGGGGTTCCGAGCCCCAGGCTCCAGAAATGTCCGCTGCCCCCTACTCAGCTGCCTGTTCCCAGTGCCTCACCTTGATCTCTGGGCCTGGGCCTTCCCAGGGAATtttctggaaggccaaggcccgGCGAGAACCTCGTCGTCGCCCAGCCTTGAGTAGAGGGCAGGACCCTGCGCGCCTGGAAGCCCCGGTCGGGGTGGGCCGAGCGCCCGCGTGCAGTCGCCTTCCGGGGGGTACAGGCCAGAGGCTTTGGCCTCCCTCTGTCAGCACCAGCTCTGTCGTCGTGGGCCGCCTTGGCTCAAACCACGGCCTGGCCCGTATTCAACAGCGAAACTGGCCGCTCTGGGCGCCGCCTGGTGCCAGCGCCTCCAAGTCCACTGGCCAGGGTCCCTACCAGAGTCCCCCGCCGCTGCCACCACCTGGGCCCTAGGACCTTCCTACCCCTGGGCAAGGAAGAGGCAGTTCTGAAGGTCCCTGGCTGAGATCCTTAAACTCTTGAGTTCCCTGTCAGCCTCTAGTCTTGACCACCGCCCCAGGCTTGGCCATCATTAACCCCACTGGAAGCCACAGTCACTCTTTAGTCGTCAGTCCTTTCCAAGCCGGGAAGGCATCCCTGAGGCTAGACGGTGCGCTCTGCACCGCTCAGCCCAGGGACACAAGCACAGGCTGAATAGCCCCTGTGATATGGCTGGACTGCAGCAAGCAGGACAGACAACAGCAGGGCCACCTTGGTGGGGGATGCAGGTCCAGGGCTGAAGCCAGCTCCACCACTTGCACAGTAGCTGTGGAACTTggacaagatttttttttgttattttgagaccgAATCTGGCtttgttgtcaggctggagtgcagtagtgcgatctgggctcactgcaacctctgcctcccaggttcaagcgattctcctgcctcagcctcccgggagtagctgggactacaggcacatgccaccacgcccagctaattttttgtatttttagtagagatgaggttcaccgtgttagccaggatggtctcgatctcctgacctcatgatcaaagtgctgggattacaggtgtgcgcccccgcgcccggcccttggGGAAGATTCTTAACTGCTCTGGGCTTGGGTGGCCTTGTTTGTGAAATAGGGTTGATCTCTTCTTCATAAGGCAGTCCTCGGGTTTACCAGTGATGGGGCATGTTAAATGTCTGGCAAAGGGTTAGAACCCAGCTAATAGTAAAGTTGCCTGGCCCCTTGACAGAATTCTAGAATTCCACAAGCTATTCCTCAGTCCACCTCTCCTCCAATATGACAAATGAGACCATACAATGGAGCCCAGTCCAGGACACTGAGGCTGGGCTCAGCTGTACCTTCCAAATGCCCCAAATTGGGGTACCCCAGAATCATCTGGAGTCTGAAGATGTGGTAACAATTTGGAGGTCTCTGTGATAACCAAGTTCTCTGCAAAACCCCTTTTTCCTCCAGGAGTGCTCTGAGGGGCAGTTCTTGGTCTCAGGAAGCCTGCTAAGGGATGAAGCCACACAGAGTGGGGAGCTTTTCAGGTGGACCCGAGTTCTTGGAAGCCCAGAGAAAACAAACGAAAGTGTTCATTTCAGAATACATAGCTGTGCCCAGAGGCCCGCGTGCTTGCTTGCAGCTCCCCTTAGAGGCATCTACATTGGCCATGCCCATCACCACTGGCCCCCGCCCCCCAATATCTCATACTGCCCAGAGCCACCGAGGTCCCAGACTAGCCCTTTCCTGGCACATAATGCTTGGTCTTCCTAAAATGCCcctcttcggccgggcgcggtggctcaagcctgtaatcccagcactttgggaagcccagacgggcggatcacgaggtcaggagatcgagagcatcctggctaacacggtgaaaccccgtctctactaaaaaatacaaaaaaaaaaaaaaaaactagccgggcgaggtggcgggcgcctgtagtcccagctactcgggaggctgaggcaggagaatggcgtgaacccgggaggcggagcttgcagtgagctgaccgtcctggctaatacggtgaaaccccgtctctacttaaaaatacaaaaactagccgggcgaggtggcggcgcttgtagtcccagctactcgggaggctgaggcaggagaatggcgtgaacccgggaggcggagcttgcagtgagctgagatccggccactgcactccagcctgggcgacagagcgagactccgtctcaaaaaaaaagaaaaaaaaaaaaaaaaaaaaaaaaaaaaaaaaaaaaaatgcccctcTTCATGCCACTTTGCCTGAAAGTTCTTCATCCTTCAGAGCCAGCCAGGAAGTCACTTGCTCCTGACACTTGTCCATAATTCCCAACTCCCACGCACTCAGCTCATTGGCTCCCACCGGGATTTCCCTCACTTGCCATTTTGGCTGGCTGTGGTCTGATGGCCTCCACAGTCCATGAGCAACTTGAAGGCAAGGATGGCATCCCACCCCTCTTTGTACCCTCCTGGATGCCAAATGATACAGGGGCCGAATAAGGTTGA
It includes:
- the ACBD4 gene encoding acyl-CoA-binding domain-containing protein 4 isoform X5 yields the protein MGTEKESPEPDCQKQFQAAVSVIQNLPKNGSYRPSYEEMLRFYSYYKQATMGPCLVPRPGFWDPIGRYKWDAWNSLGKMSREEAMSAYITEMKLVAQKVIDTVPLGEVAEDMFGYFEPLYQVIPDMPRPPETFLRRVAGWKDQVVNGDAGAVSEPPCLPKELAPPSPESHPSRDLDSEVFCDSLEQREPELQVWAEQRAASGGKRDPRNSPVPPTEKEGSTAGPQELDVWLLGTVRALQKSMQEVQARVQSLESMPRPPKQRPAAQAQCSAMAPWAPGAHAALLPPVALRRPVALPNVSDPKEEVQLLGKLGLGPAPGRMIGWEAAGGRPGGPDQLSEQAPGEGDERSLLAFLPCRPPPPPHTLRTSSLKIHLQTNVSLNKRKP
- the ACBD4 gene encoding acyl-CoA-binding domain-containing protein 4 isoform X1 codes for the protein MGTEKESPEPDCQKQFQAAVSVIQNLPKNGSYRPSYEEMLRFYSYYKQATMGPCLVPRPGFWDPIGRYKWDAWNSLGKMSREEAMSAYITEMKLVAQKVIDTVPLGEVAEDMFGYFEPLYQVIPDMPRPPETFLRRVAGWKDQVVNGDAGAVSEPPCLPKELAPPSPVSPKQVLLSSAHPCSPSTASLWAVTLPIPPESHPSRDLDSEVFCDSLEQREPELQVWAEQRAASGGKRDPRNSPVPPTEKEGSTAGPQELDVWLLGTVRALQKSMQEVQARVQSLESMPRPPKQRPAAQAQCSAMAPWAPGAHAALLPPVALRRPVALPNVSDPKEEVQLLGKLGLGPAPGRMIGWEAAGGRPGGPDQLSEQAPGEGDERSLLAFLPCRPPPPPHTLRTSSLKIHLQTNVSLNKRKP
- the ACBD4 gene encoding acyl-CoA-binding domain-containing protein 4 isoform X12, whose translation is MGTEKESPEPDCQKQFQAAVSVIQNLPKNGSYRPSYEEMLRFYSYYKQATMGPCLVPRPGFWDPIGRYKWDAWNSLGKMSREEAMSAYITEMKLVAQKVIDTVPLGEVAEDMFGYFEPLYQVIPDMPRPPETFLRRVAGWKDQVVNGDAGAVSEPPCLPKELAPPSPESHPSRDLDSEVFCDSLEQREPELVWAEQRAASGGKRDPRNSPVPPTEKEGSTAGPQELDVWLLGTVRALQKSMQEVQARVQSLESMPRPPKQRPAAQAQCSAMAPWAPGAHAALLPPVALRRPVALPNVSDPKEVTVSGRVSVAN
- the ACBD4 gene encoding acyl-CoA-binding domain-containing protein 4 isoform X10; amino-acid sequence: MGTEKESPEPDCQKQFQAAVSVIQNLPKNGSYRPSYEEMLRFYSYYKQATMGPCLVPRPGFWDPIGRYKWDAWNSLGKMSREEAMSAYITEMKLVAQKVIDTVPLGEVAEDMFGYFEPLYQVIPDMPRPPETFLRRVAGWKDQVVNGDAGAVSEPPCLPKELAPPSPASLWAVTLPIPPESHPSRDLDSEVFCDSLEQREPELVWAEQRAASGGKRDPRNSPVPPTEKEGSTAGPQELDVWLLGTVRALQKSMQEVQARVQSLESMPRPPKQRPAAQAQCSAMAPWAPGAHAALLPPVALRRPVALPNVSDPKEVTVSGRVSVAN
- the ACBD4 gene encoding acyl-CoA-binding domain-containing protein 4 isoform X9; amino-acid sequence: MGTEKESPEPDCQKQFQAAVSVIQNLPKNGSYRPSYEEMLRFYSYYKQATMGPCLVPRPGFWDPIGRYKWDAWNSLGKMSREEAMSAYITEMKLVAQKVIDTVPLGEVAEDMFGYFEPLYQVIPDMPRPPETFLRRVAGWKDQVVNGDAGAVSEPPCLPKELAPPSPVSPKQVLLSSAHPCSPSTASLWAVTLPIPPESHPSRDLDSEVFCDSLEQREPELVWAEQRAASGGKRDPRNSPVPPTEKEGSTAGPQELDVWLLGTVRALQKSMQEVQARVQSLESMPRPPKQRPAAQAQCSAMAPWAPGAHAALLPPVALRRPVALPNVSDPKEVTVSGRVSVAN
- the ACBD4 gene encoding acyl-CoA-binding domain-containing protein 4 isoform X8; amino-acid sequence: MGTEKESPEPDCQKQFQAAVSVIQNLPKNGSYRPSYEEMLRFYSYYKQATMGPCLVPRPGFWDPIGRYKWDAWNSLGKMSREEAMSAYITEMKLVAQKVIDTVPLGEVAEDMFGYFEPLYQVIPDMPRPPETFLRRVAGWKDQVVNGDAGAVSEPPCLPKELAPPSPVSPKQVLLSSAHPCSPSTASLWAVTLPIPPESHPSRDLDSEVFCDSLEQREPELQVWAEQRAASGGKRDPRNSPVPPTEKEGSTAGPQELDVWLLGTVRALQKSMQEVQARVQSLESMPRPPKQRPAAQAQCSAMAPWAPGAHAALLPPVALRRPVALPNVSDPKEVTVSGRVSVAN